The Melospiza georgiana isolate bMelGeo1 chromosome 9, bMelGeo1.pri, whole genome shotgun sequence genome has a segment encoding these proteins:
- the LOC131087008 gene encoding IgGFc-binding protein-like, giving the protein MGQGMAQDGILWLFLPFCALSSASYRGQEFLAVFPQNDDESPSAHLQLLLTSYGPADTQVSVTLRGGSVTKNITLRPDVTVPLPLPANLELTGSHTFDKTLVVQASGDISVVSVSTKGYTVGATALLPMESLGNRYYVVTPVGNYTYGLTEFVVATGATTTAISITTTATFHYAGATYVPGAVLRLFLQPYHSLQLQSSQDFTGTVVVADAPVAVLSGHTCVKVSAGFDFVVEQLLPMTAWGRSYVVPPNPLQTDVDFVYVVTDEDNTITYNTGSGNATVAMAAGEVQRFVLNRNSHLYISAVAAVQVVFFFSGSSWQDPFLLVVPPVTAHCTAFRFSSVPSQYNHAILIAPTTATATTTLNHQPDNTMAWQAIPGTDFSWASIAVGAKMQSAENSQVPIGLLVFGFQSHTGYGFPGLCATIPTSLSYEDLVCEERCELVDGQPECIQETFSTCWLAGGSHYRSFDGKTFDFMGTCAYTLTTICDPDPTLPAFSVEVTKKEKENSKVSSISSITIHVDNVTITAVQSENGMVRVNNHRSHLPISLSHGKLRIRQKGKSMLIQSNFKLKVLYNWDDHIVIKLPAALSGKVCGMCGNNNGNPQDDTLSPDGKQVWDIVEFGQSWKVTSESSRCQDTCDGDCGRCRWDQVVTYKAETWCGKLSQHSGPFRSCHDTISPNIYVKNCIYDLCANEGHHDVLCHAFETYADDCQEEGINVSDWRTTVGCPLTCPPNSTYSSCGLAFLPSCNIPAVSSSCAAVTTCVDTCVCHEGLVLDANTCIPPSECGCVFRGLFYGLGEEFWGDLTCTQRCVCDAEQRQAVCRDSGCGTEEECRVEEGIQDCYPRSFGVCTAVGATHYETFDGKRFIFQGTCVYLLVGLCEDTQNLVGFQVLVQNGHRSDNLMLSIAMVTVKVYNKTISISREHPGKIMIDEQLINLPYHYSERKIVVYRHGQDAVVVTDFGLVVTYDWYSHVTTMVPSGFTNALCGLCGNYNGAASDDMMMRNNHVTSDPDAFGSSWKVTDVPGCGERSTVECSSTLAPSWLQQEVSGMGCEIILEVDGPFRACHSHVDGHQYFQSCIHDSCLFPDQEEGICPIIALYATACQAAGVSIGRWRTYNFCYIPCPSNSSYELCSHTCQHTCGIDSATCRGRCREGCTCQDGFMLSGDECVPMSHCGCSHHGVYYKEGETFYPTKQEMCQCLFGGTVECQNTNRPDGGHEKVISDVVQSPLQLSSTCVATGDHTYVTFDGMAFNITGTCSYILTQTCTSDNVRSFMVTIQKEARQKGKVSGIQVLSVDVYGVTLTLKQGKRADVMVDSISHHLPTILSEGQVQVYPHGTGVLLRTDFGLIVHYDLIQHVMVTVPQTYMGRLCGLCGNYNGQGNDEFQLSSGQLAPDATAFGSAWKTTDTPCNDTCPKDECPTCTEEKVAVLQKPNYCGLLTAPEGPFGSCHRIIDPVPYSQSCIHDLCMTGGDTHVLCQSIQSYVTACQGAGVAVGTWRTSSFCSPTCPANSTYSLCTNTCANICTGNTTTCPQTCAEGCQCHQGSVFDGHRCVPEDYCECFRDGEYYKPHEMLFQDHCQHRCTCVPGQGLTCHDHTCTEDEFCEIQDGVLGCIKKNPCKSLHCRPKERCRPRGAQSRCVPALVATCWAWGDPHFRTFDGLDFDFQGTCTYTMAESHGNDPGLVPFRVQAKNDIRGGIQSVSYVSLVKVDVYGQRISFHRNENGRVRVNGEVTLLPVLLADGKVRVHPSGLRVALETDFGLQVSYDWNWHLQINLSSSYYRHVRGLCGNFNLKPLDDIPEAGDNITAIVTWAKNWKSADFEVDDPICWDYCDGVCPVCDEKKKELYGGYHYCGIIKKSFQGPFRACHNVVKPHDFYRNCLSDLCLSNGARSILCQVLETYAATCQKHGAMVHDWRTPSGCPLSCPENSHYESCGNACPATCSNWDSTTTCDQPCMETCACNTGHVLSGGQCVPVSRCGCTRDGRYYQPGEEFWGDDTCHSRCRCDMELGMVVCEDSGCKPGEVCAVVKGVRRCVANRRSICVATGDPHYTTFDGRRYDFMGTCVYLLAGLCSTDPTLIPFAVTVENNHRGSHLVSFTKVVTMEVYNMTLSLSQEHPQKVKVNGVLLDLPFTHNHQLQVSLRGVHGFITTEMGVTVTFDWYSYARVIIPNTYAGAVCGLCGNANGDPHDDFVTRDGHRADNETHLGDSWKVSDVPGCSAGCSEGCQVCSDAQKRAYRGDKHCGLLGKKRGPFAACHDIIEPGPYLDDCLFDACLYEGHQDTVCPAIATYVAACQSQGVAVRPWRTAAFCSPVCPLNQHYELCGPPCPPTCQGECGCVSEGRYYPRGEQFYPAPPCTERCICSENGRLECHPTPGCSSNEECTVQDGVLGCHPRTCKQCQVLGAGAYSTFDGHLGNFGGSCTLLLLELERGEPEEELEPITVALEQEDTEVQRVTVTAHGVTVVMDRGQQWEVMVDGERHLLPLWLREGAVGVAQVGSHRLLQVQGGPKILYDGNAYMVLTLPPASHRPRGLCGNFNGDPHDDDPDEAALGSAPTNCTRLVPSPSCSPAQAGRCAVLADPEGPFAGCHGVVPPRTYLLTCERQVCGGDGDPCPGFQGYAAACQAAGGALREWREATGCSLTCPPKTHYQLCARTCEHTCAGVSAPPPCSERCFEGCQCAEGLLFDGARCVPPGTCGCLHQGRYFQFLQCIPVS; this is encoded by the exons CACTCTCCAGTGCCAGCTACCGGGGCCAGGAGTTCCTGGCCGTGTTCCCACAGAATGATGACGAGTCCCCCAGTGcgcacctgcagctgctgctcacctcCTATGGCCCTGCTGACACCCAGGTGTCAGTGACGCTCCGTGGCGGCTCTGTCACCAAGAACATCACCCTGAGGCCAGATGTCACTGTGCCCTTGCCTCTCCCTGCTAACCTGGAACTCACTGGAAGCCACACTTTCGATAAAACCTTGGTGGTCCAGGCCAGCGGTGACATCTCTGTGGTGTCTGTCAGCACCAAGGGCTACACTGTGGGTGCCACTGCCCTCCTACCTATGGAGAGCCTGGGCAACAGGTACTATGTGGTGACACCGGTTGGGAACTACACTTATGGCCTGACTGAGTTCGTGGTGGCCACCGGCGCCACCACCACCGCTATCAGCATCACCACCACTGCCACTTTCCACTATGCTGGGGCCACTTACGTCCCTGGTGCCGTGCTCCGCCTGTTCCTGCAACCCTaccacagcctgcagctccagagcagccaggacTTCACTGGCACAGTTGTGGTGGCGGACGCCCCTGTGGCtgtcctcagtggccacaccTGTGTCAAGGTGTCTGCTGGCTTTGACTTTGTggtggagcagctcctcccaatGACAGCATGGGGGAGGAGCTATGTGGTGCCACCCAATCCACTGCAGACAGACGTTGACTTCGTTTACGTGGTGACAGATGAAGACAACACCATCACCTACAACACCGGGAGTGGGAATGCGACTGTGGCCATGGCGGCAGGGGAGGTGCAGAGATTTGTGCTGAACCGTAACTCCCATCTGTACATCAGTGCGGTGGCAGCTGTGCAGGTGGTGTTTTTCTTCAGCGGCTCGTCTTGGCAAGATCCCTTCCTCCTTGTTGTCCCACCTGTCACCGCCCATTGCACTGCATTCCGCTTTAGCAGTGTGCCCAGCCAGTATAATCATGCCATCCTCATTGCACCcaccactgccactgccaccaccaccctCAACCATCAGCCAGACAACACCATGGCATGGCAGGCCATTCCTGGCACAGATTTCTCCTGGGCCAGCATCGCTGTGGGAGCAAAAATGCAGAGCGCTGAGAACTCACAGGTGCCTATTGGGCTCCTGGTATTTGGGTTCCAGAGTCACACTGGATATGGCTTCCCGGGGCTCTGTGCCACCA TCCCCACATCACTCTCCTATGAGGATTTGGTATGTGAGGAGAGGTGTGAGCTGGTGGATGGACAACCAGAGTGCATCCAGGAGACTTTCTCCACCTGTTGGCTTGCTGGCGGGTCACACTACCGCAGTTTTGATGGAAAAACCTTTGATTTCATGGGAACATGTGCCTACACCTTGACCACCATCTGCGATCCCGATCCCACCCTTCCTGCCTTCTCTGTTGAGGtcacaaagaaggaaaaggagaactCCAAAGTTTCCTCCATCAGCTCCATCACCATCCATGTCGACAACGTCACCATCACTGCTGTCCAGTCAGAGAATGGGATGGTGAGG GTGAACAACCACCGCTCGCACCTTCCCATCTCCCTCTCCCATGGGAAGCTCCGCATCCGCCAGAAGGGTAAATCCATGTTGATCCAATCAAATTTCAAGCTGAAAGTCCTCTACAACTGGGATGATCATATAGTGATCAAACTTCCGGCTGCTCTTTCTGGAAAAGTGTGCGGAATGTGTGGGAACAACAATGGGAATCCCCAGGATGACACTCTCTCTCCTGATGGAAAACAAGTGTGGGATATTGTGGAATTTGGGCAGAGCTGGAAGGTGACCAGTGAGAGTAGCCGCTGCCAGGACACTTGCGACGGTGACTGTGGGCGGTGCAGATGGGACCAGGTGGTGACATACAAGGCAGAGACCTGGTGTGGGAAGTTGTCCCAACATTCTGGGCCATTCCGGTCATGTCATGACACTATCAGTCCTAATATCTACGTGAAGAACTGTATCTATGACCTGTGTGCCAATGAGGGGCACCATGATGTGCTGTGCCACGCCTTCGAGACCTATGCTGATGACTGCCAGGAGGAGGGGATCAATGTTTCTGATTGGAGGACAACAGTGGGATGTC CTCTCACTTGCCCGCCCAACAGCACCTACAGCTCCTGTGGCCTCgccttcctcccttcctgcaaCATCCCCGCTGTGTCATCCAGCTGTGCCGCTGTCACCACCTGCGTAGACACTTGCGTGTGCCACGAGGGCCTTGTCCTTGATGCCAACACCTGCATCCCCCCCTCTGAATGTGGCTGTGTCTTTCGGGGTCTCTTCTATGGCCTTGGAGAGGAATTTTGGGGTGACCTCACTTGCACTCAACGCTGTGTGTGTGATGCAGAGCAGCGGCAGGCAGTGTGCCGGGATTCTGGTTGTGGCACTGAGGAGGAATGCCGGGTGGAGGAGGGGATCCAGGATTGTTATCCCAGAAGTTTTGGGGTTTGCACTGCTGTTGGAGCCACCCACTATGAGACCTTTGATGGCAAGAGGTTCATCTTCCAGGGGACATGTGTCTACCTGTTGGTAGGGTTGTGTGAGGACACCCAAAATTTGGTGGGATTCCAGGTGTTGGTGCAGAATGGCCACCGAAGTGACAACCTCATGTTGTCCATTGCCATGGTGACAGTCAAAGTCTACAACAAAACCATCAGCATTAGCAGGGAACATCCTGGAAAAATCATG ATTGATGAGCAGTTGATCAATCTCCCATATCACTACAGTGAAAGAAAGATTGTTGTCTATCGTCACGGGCAGGATGCGGTGGTAGTGACCGACTTTGGCCTCGTTGTCACCTATGACTGGTACAGCCACGTCACCACCATGGTGCCCAGTGGCTTCACCAATGCCCTATGTGGGCTCTGTGGGAACTACAATGGTGCTGCAAGTGACGACATGATGATGAGGAACAACCATGTGACGTCAGACCCAGATGCctttgggagcagctggaaggtCACAGATGTCCCAGGATGTGGTGAGAGGTCAACAGTGGAATGTTCCAGCACACTTGCACcttcctggctgcagcaggaagtcTCTGGGATGGGgtgtgaaattattttggaagtGGATGGACCTTTTAGAGCATGTCATAGTCATGTTGATGGCCACCAGTACTTCCAGAGCTGCATCCATGACTCCTGCCTGTTCCCTGATCAGGAAGAAGGGATCTGTCCAATCATTGCCCTCTACGCCACCGCATGCCAGGCTGCTGGTGTGTCCATCGGGAGGTGGAGGACATATAATTTCTGCT ATATTCCCTGTCCTTCCAACAGCTCCTAtgagctctgctcccacacCTGCCAGCACACCTGCGGTATTGACTCTGCCACATGCCGAGGGCGGTGCCGCGAGGGCTGCACATGTCAGGATGGCTTCATGCTCAGCGGTGACgagtgtgtccccatgtcccactgTGGCTGCAGCCACCATGGAGTCTACTACAAAGAGGGGGAGACGTTCTACCCCACAAAGCAGGAGATGTGCCAGTGCCTCTTTGGTGGCACTGTGGAGTGCCAAAATACTAACCGTCCTGATGGTGGCCATGAGAAGGTCATCAGTGATGTCGTCCAGTCTCCCTTGCAGCTGTCCAGCACCTGTGTAGCCACAGGTGACCACACCTATGTTACCTTTGATGGGATGGCCTTCAACATCACTGGTACTTGCTCCTACATCCTCACCCAGACCTGCACAAGTGACAACGTGAGATCATTTATGGTCACAATCCAGAAGGAGGCGCGGCAGAAGGGGAAGGTCTCCGGGATCCAAGTGTTGTCTGTGGATGTCTATGGGGTCACCTTGACCTtgaaacaaggaaaaagggCAGATGTCATG GTGGATTCCATTTCCCACCACCTTCCCACCATCCTGAGTGAGGGACAGGTCCAGGTCTACCCACATGGGACAGGTGTCCTGCTCCGCACTGACTTCGGCCTCATTGTCCACTATGACCTCATCCAGCACGTGATGGTCACAGTCCCCCAGACCTACATGGGGCGCTTGTGTGGCCTCTGCGGCAACTACAATGGCCAAGGCAATGATGAGTTCCAGCTTTccagtggccagctggctccagatGCAACAGCCTTTGGATCTGCATGGAAAACAACAGATACACCTTGCAATGACACCTGTCCCAAGGATGAATGTCCCACCTGCACAGAGGAGAAAGTGGCAGTCCTCCAAAAACCCAACTATTGTGGCCTACTCACGGCCCCTGAAGGTCCCTTTGGTTCCTGCCATCGCATCATTGACCCCGTCCCGTATTCCCAATCCTGCATCCATGACCTCTGCATGACGGGAGGGGACACACATGTCCTGTGCCAGAGTATCCAGAGCTATGTCACTGCATGCCAAGGTGCCGGTGTCGCTGTGGGGACTTGGAGGACCTCATCCTTCTGCT CCCCCACCTGCCCAGCCAACAGCACGTACTCGCTTTGCACCAACACCTGTGCCAACATCTGCACCGGAAATACCACCACCTGTCCCCAGACCTGCGCTGagggctgccagtgccaccagggTTCTGTCTTTGATGGACACAGATGCGTTCCCGAGGATTACTGTGAATGCTTCAGGGATGGGGAATACTATAAG ccccatgAGATGCTTTTCCAGGATCACTGCCAGCACCGTTGCACCTGTGTCCCTGGCCAGGGCCTTACCTGCCACGACCACACTTGCACTGAGGACGAATTCTGTGAAATCCAGGACGGGGTCTTGGGATGCATcaaaaaaa accCCTGCAAGTCCCTGCACTGCCGCCCCAAGGAGCGCTGCCGGCCCCGCGGTGCCCAATCCcgctgtgtcccagccctggtcgCCACATGCTGGGCATGGGGTGACCCACACTTCCGAACCTTCGATGGCCTTGACTTTGACTTCCAAGGAACCTGCACCTACACCATGGCTGAATCCCATGGGAATGATCCTGGGCTGGTGCCCTTCAGGGTCCAGGCCAAGAATGATATCCGTGGTGGGATCCAATCTGTGTCCTATGTCTCCCTGGTCAAAGTTGACGTCTATGGACAACGCATCTCCTTCCACCGGAATGAAAATGGAAGAGTCCGG GTGAACGGGGAGGTGAcgctgctccctgtgctcctggcagaCGGGAAGGTGCGGGTCCATCCCAGTGGGCTCCGTGTTGCTCTGGAGACAGATTTTGGTCTCCAGGTCTCCTATGACTGGAACTGGCACCTCCAGATCAACCTCTCCAGCAGCTACTACCGCCACGTCCGTGGTCTCTGCGGGAATTTCAACCTCAAGCCCCTTGATGACATCCCCGAGGCTGGTGACAACATCACTGCAATTGTCACATGGGCCAAAAACTGGAAAAGTGCTGACTTTGAGGTTGATGACCCAATTTGTTGGGATTATTGTGATGGAGTATGCCCAGTGTGTgatgagaaaaagaaggagcTTTATGGCGGGTACCACTATTGTGGGATCATCAAAAAATCCTTCCAGGGACCCTTCAGAGCATGTCACAACGTAGTGAAGCCTCATGACTTCTATCGCAACTGCCTGTCTGACCTGTGTCTGAGCAATGGGGCAAGGTCAATCCTCTGCCAGGTGCTGGAGACCTACGCAGCGACGTGTCAGAAGCATGGGGCCATGGTCCATGACTGGAGGACGCCATCAGGATGCC ccttATCTTGCCCCGAAAACAGCCACTATGAGTCCTGTGGCAATGCCTGTCCAGCCACCTGCTCCAACTGGGACAGTACAACCACCTGTGACCAGCCCTGTATGGAGACCTGTGCCTGTAACACTGGCCACGTGCTCAGTGGTGGACAGTGTGTGCCGGTGTCCCGCTGTGGCTGCACCCGTGATGGCCGTTACTACCAGCCTGGTGAGGAGTTTTGGGGCGATGACACCTGTCACTCCCGGTGCAGGTGTGacatggagctgggaatggtggTGTGCGAGGACTCCGGGTGCAAGCCGGGTGAGGTGTGTGCAGTGGTGAAGGGCGTGCGGCGGTGTGTGGCCAACAGACGCTCCATCTGTGTGGCCACTGGTGACCCCCACTATACCACCTTCGATGGGCGCCGCTACGACTTCATGGGTACCTGTGTCTACCTGttagctgggctctgctccactGACCCCACCCTCATCCCCTTTGCTGTCACTGTGGAGAACAATCACCGTGGCAGCCACCTGGTCTCCTTCACCAAGGTGGTCACCATGGAGGTGTACAACATGACCCTCAGCCTCAGCCAGGAACATCCCCAGAAGGTCAAG GTTAATGGTGTCCTGTTGGACCTTCCCTTCACCCACAACCATCAGCTCCAGGTGTCTCTCCGTGGTGTCCATGGCTTCATCACCACTGAGAtgggtgtcactgtcacctttGACTGGTACAGCTATGCCCGTGTCATCATCCCCAACACCTACGCTGGAGCCGTCTGTGGCCTCTGCGGCAACGCCAATGGTGACCCCCATGATGACTTTGTCACCCGTGATGGCCACCGTGCTGACAATGAGACCCACTTAGGGGACAGCTGGAAGGTCAGCGATGTCCCTGGATGCTCAGCTGGGTGCAGCGAGGGCTGCCAGGTGTGCAGTGATGCCCAGAAACGTGCCTACCGTGGAGATAAGCACTGTGGGCTGCTGGGGAAGAAACGGGGGCCCTTTGCCGCCTGCCACGACATCATCGAGCCCGGCCCTTACTTGGATGACTGTCTCTTTGACGCCTGCCTGTAtgagggacaccaggacacCGTGTGCCCAGCCATTGCCACCTATGTTGCTGCGTGCCAGAGCCAGGGTGTTGCCGTGCGGCCATGGAGAACGGCTGCCTTCTGCA GCCCTGTGTGCCCCCTGAACCAGCACTATGAGCTCTGCGGCCCCCCGTGCCCTCCCACCTGCCAAGGCGAA TGTGGCTGTGTTTCGGAGGGCCGCTACTACCCCCGTGGAGAGCAGTTTtaccctgctcctccctgcactGAGCGCTGCATCTGCTCCGAAAATGGGAGGCTGGAGTGTCACCCcactccaggctgctccagtaACGAGGAATGCACAGTACAGGATGGGGTACTGGGGTGCCACCCCCGCACCTGCAAACAGTGCCAGGTTTTGGGGGCAGGGGCTTACAGCACCTTCGATGGACAcctggggaattttggggggtcctgcACCCTCCtactgctggagctggagaggggtGAGCCTGAAGAAGAGCTGGAGCCTATCACGGTGGCCTTGGAGCAGGAGGACACGGAGGTGCAGCGGGTGACGGTGACGGCACATGGGGTGACTGTGGTGatggacaggggacagcagtgggagGTGATG GTGGATGGCGAGCGCCACTTGCTGCCGCTGTGGCTGCGTGAGGGCGCGGTGGGGGTGGCGCAGGTGGGGtcccacaggctgctccaggtccaGGGGGGTCCCAAAATTCTCTACGATGGCAACGCGTATATGGTGCTGACGCTGCCCCCGGCATCCCACCGCCCCCGGGGCCTCTGCGGCAACTTCAACGGGGACCCACACGACGACGACCCTGACGAGGCGGCTCTGGGCAGCGCCCCCACAAACTGCACCCGCCTGGTGCCCTCGCCCAGCTGCTCCCCGGCCCAGGCGGGGCGCTGCGCGGTGCTCGCGGACCCCGAGGGACCCTTTGCGGGGTGTCACGGGGTGGTGCCGCCCCGCACATACCTGCTCACCTGTGAGCGCCAGGTGTGCGGGGGGGATGGAGACCCCTGCCCCGGCTTTCAGGGCTATGCAGCAGCGTGCCAGGCAGCTGGAGGTGCACTCCGGGAGTGGCGGGAGGCCACGGGTTGCT ccctcaCCTGCCCACCCAAGACCCACTACCAGTTGTGTGCCCGCACCTGTGAGCACACCTGTGCAGGTGTGTCGGCCCCGCCCCCCTGCAGTGAGCGCTGCTTCGAGGGGTGTCAGTGCGCCGAGGGGCTGCTGTTCGACGGGGCCCGCTGCGTCCCACCGGGCACCTGCGGCTGCCTCCACCAGGGGCGCTACTTCCAG TTCCTCCAATGCATCCCAGTTTCTTAG